Proteins from a genomic interval of Microbacterium phyllosphaerae:
- a CDS encoding ABC transporter ATP-binding protein has product MTAVIEVQNLTKHYKEKNALDDVSLTLEGGAIYGLLGRNGAGKTTLMSILTAQNFESSGTVRVFGEHPYENARVLNRICFVRESQKYPDDAYPRHAFKAASLFFDNWDQALADELVDEFQLPMKQTIKKLSRGQLSAVGVIIGLASRAELTFFDEPYLGLDAVARQIFYDRLLEDYAEHPRTIVLSSHLIDEVSNLIEKVIVIDNGQILLNEDTDAVRDRAVTVVGDAAKVDAWAADREVLHREALGRVASVTVLGALSPAERAEVTASGLDLAPVSLQQLIVRLTQKAEADSATRGSDVKEEVR; this is encoded by the coding sequence ATGACCGCCGTCATCGAGGTCCAGAACCTCACGAAGCACTACAAGGAGAAGAACGCGCTCGACGACGTGTCGCTCACCCTCGAAGGGGGCGCGATCTACGGACTCCTCGGCCGCAACGGCGCGGGCAAGACGACACTCATGTCGATCCTCACCGCGCAGAACTTCGAGTCGTCCGGAACCGTGCGCGTCTTCGGCGAGCACCCCTACGAGAACGCCCGGGTCCTGAATCGGATCTGCTTCGTCCGCGAGAGCCAGAAGTATCCGGATGACGCCTACCCGCGTCACGCGTTCAAGGCCGCGAGCCTCTTCTTCGACAACTGGGATCAGGCCCTGGCAGACGAGCTCGTCGACGAGTTCCAGCTGCCGATGAAGCAGACCATCAAGAAGCTCTCCCGCGGTCAGCTCTCGGCCGTGGGCGTGATCATCGGTCTCGCCTCCCGCGCCGAGCTCACCTTCTTCGACGAGCCCTACCTGGGTCTCGACGCGGTGGCCAGGCAGATCTTCTACGACCGGCTGCTCGAGGACTACGCCGAACACCCCCGCACGATCGTGCTCTCGTCGCACCTGATCGACGAGGTCTCGAATCTCATCGAGAAGGTCATCGTGATCGACAACGGGCAGATCCTGCTCAACGAAGACACGGATGCCGTGCGCGACCGCGCCGTCACCGTGGTCGGCGACGCCGCCAAGGTCGACGCCTGGGCCGCCGACCGCGAGGTGCTGCATCGCGAGGCGCTCGGCCGCGTGGCATCCGTCACGGTGCTCGGCGCGCTGTCGCCCGCCGAGCGCGCCGAGGTCACGGCATCCGGTCTCGATCTCGCGCCCGTCTCTCTGCAGCAGCTGATCGTCCGACTCACTCAGAAGGCCGAGGCGGATTCCGCCACGAGAGGTTCCGATGTGAAGGAGGAGGTGCGCTGA
- a CDS encoding GntR family transcriptional regulator, giving the protein MIEEGKPLFLQIAEQIEDSILDGSLPEESQAPSTNELAGFYRINPATAAKGVAMLTDKGVLYKRRGIGMFVAAGAKDLLLGERRAAFADRYIDPLLAEARTLGLGAEDLAALLRERASHTEQTPQTEGKTPA; this is encoded by the coding sequence GTGATCGAAGAAGGCAAGCCGCTCTTCCTCCAGATCGCCGAGCAGATCGAGGACTCGATCCTCGACGGCTCACTTCCGGAGGAGTCACAGGCGCCCTCGACCAACGAGCTCGCCGGCTTCTACCGGATCAACCCCGCGACGGCTGCGAAGGGAGTCGCCATGCTCACCGACAAGGGAGTGCTGTACAAGCGCCGCGGCATCGGCATGTTCGTCGCCGCCGGGGCGAAGGATCTGCTCCTCGGCGAGCGCCGCGCCGCATTCGCCGACCGCTACATCGACCCGCTCCTCGCCGAGGCCCGCACGCTGGGGCTCGGCGCCGAAGACCTCGCCGCACTGCTTCGCGAGCGCGCGTCCCACACCGAACAGACACCGCAGACAGAAGGGAAGACCCCCGCATGA
- a CDS encoding ABC transporter permease subunit: MNGILPVFRRTLRDSWRSLLGWTVGLAAVLFLYLPLYPSIGGNGQMQDIIDALPKQLVETIGYDQISSGAGYTQSTFYGLMGFLLLTIAAVIWGSAAISGAEESGRAELDLAHGIGRGQYALESALAVLVRLVWLGAFSGVVVWALNDSAELGLEGWRIVGASAALTGLAFLTASAALLAGAATGRKAWATGAGAGIAVVGYILQALAKQSKDLDWLNALSPYAWVYRQSPLAEGVDPGGLALTWGVALVFVAVSALALRARDLRG, encoded by the coding sequence ATGAACGGCATCCTGCCGGTGTTCCGGCGCACCCTGCGCGACTCGTGGCGGAGCCTTCTCGGCTGGACGGTCGGACTCGCCGCCGTGCTGTTCCTCTATCTGCCGCTGTATCCGAGCATCGGCGGCAACGGGCAGATGCAGGACATCATCGACGCCCTCCCGAAGCAGCTCGTCGAGACCATCGGGTACGACCAGATCTCGAGCGGCGCTGGCTACACCCAGAGCACGTTCTACGGCCTGATGGGCTTTCTGCTGCTCACGATCGCCGCCGTGATCTGGGGTTCTGCGGCGATAAGCGGGGCAGAGGAGAGCGGACGCGCCGAGCTCGACCTCGCACACGGCATCGGACGCGGTCAGTACGCACTCGAGTCGGCGCTCGCGGTGCTCGTCCGGCTGGTCTGGCTCGGCGCGTTCTCGGGCGTCGTCGTCTGGGCGTTGAACGACTCCGCCGAGCTCGGGCTCGAGGGCTGGCGGATCGTCGGGGCCAGCGCCGCGCTCACCGGACTCGCCTTCCTCACGGCATCCGCCGCGCTGCTCGCGGGAGCCGCGACCGGGCGCAAGGCCTGGGCGACCGGGGCGGGCGCGGGTATCGCGGTGGTCGGATACATCCTGCAGGCGCTCGCCAAGCAGTCGAAGGATCTCGACTGGCTGAACGCCCTCTCGCCCTACGCCTGGGTCTACCGGCAGTCACCGCTCGCCGAGGGCGTCGACCCCGGCGGCCTCGCGCTGACCTGGGGAGTGGCGCTGGTGTTCGTCGCGGTGTCGGCCCTCGCGCTGCGCGCCCGCGACCTGCGCGGCTGA